A DNA window from Anaerocolumna sp. AGMB13020 contains the following coding sequences:
- the pyrH gene encoding UMP kinase, producing MNRYKRVLLKLSGEALAGDNKTGFDEATCIKVANQVKQLVQEGIQVGIVIGGGNFWRGRTSETIDRTKADQIGMLATVMNCIYVSEIFRFVGMKTQILTPFECGSMTKIFSKDRANKYLDKGMVVFLAGGIGHPYFSTDTGVVLRAVELEADIILMAKAVDGVYDSDPRTNPDARKYDEISIQEALDKKLAVVDLSATVLSLENKMPMLVFALEKEDSIIKAVRGESDGTIVTA from the coding sequence ATGAACAGATATAAAAGAGTCTTACTGAAATTAAGCGGAGAGGCTCTGGCCGGCGATAATAAAACTGGGTTTGATGAAGCTACCTGTATAAAGGTTGCTAATCAGGTAAAACAACTGGTGCAGGAAGGCATCCAGGTTGGTATTGTCATTGGTGGAGGTAACTTCTGGAGAGGAAGAACCAGTGAAACAATTGACCGTACAAAAGCTGATCAGATAGGTATGCTGGCAACTGTTATGAATTGTATCTATGTTTCGGAAATCTTCCGGTTTGTAGGAATGAAGACTCAGATACTTACACCTTTTGAATGTGGTTCAATGACAAAGATTTTTTCCAAGGACAGAGCAAATAAATATCTGGACAAAGGTATGGTTGTTTTTCTTGCTGGTGGTATAGGACATCCATATTTTTCAACAGATACCGGTGTAGTATTACGTGCGGTTGAATTGGAAGCCGATATCATTTTAATGGCAAAAGCAGTGGATGGTGTTTATGACAGTGATCCGAGAACGAATCCTGATGCAAGGAAGTATGACGAGATCAGCATTCAGGAGGCTCTGGATAAAAAACTTGCTGTTGTGGATTTATCGGCAACCGTATTGAGCTTGGAAAATAAAATGCCTATGCTTGTGTTTGCTTTAGAAAAAGAAGACAGTATCATCAAAGCTGTCAGGGGTGAATCTGACGGAACAATCGTTACAGCTTAA
- a CDS encoding polysaccharide deacetylase family protein, with protein MDDTRREILNNIRRKKRVKRLRQAIIIAVICSILLPTILCVVLFNRINTLERKINQLAAGNSSSQEQAELIEKNLYYQAEDYSSSLEESEQNSYNKEEISAATKQGDIAASENTAGIFATKADNKAIDSNYAAGAETTEKPSGSNTSTKNTGKEITENQGSNIRTDEVKVSEKDRKKYAGKEVYLTFDDGPSSNTSEILDLLAEYQVKATFFVIGKTDEQSQELYRRIVEEGHSIGMHSYSHDYKQIYKSQKAFETDYKQIKKLIYDTTGVMTDLYRFPGGSGNTVSGADMSIFIRFLGKEKVNYYDWNVASGDATGVNYSPEQLSENVLEGIADHSRSIVLLHDTDKKGNTVTSLKTLLSTLTQCDAKLLKLDNTVKPIQQVRSSSSELNNK; from the coding sequence ATGGACGACACCCGCAGGGAGATACTAAATAATATTCGCAGAAAAAAACGTGTCAAACGCTTAAGACAAGCGATAATCATAGCTGTAATCTGCAGCATTTTACTACCAACAATACTTTGCGTTGTTTTATTTAATAGAATTAATACCTTAGAGAGAAAAATAAATCAGCTGGCAGCTGGAAATTCCAGTTCGCAGGAACAAGCTGAGTTAATAGAAAAAAATTTGTATTATCAGGCAGAAGATTATTCATCTTCACTTGAAGAATCGGAACAAAACAGTTATAATAAGGAAGAGATATCTGCCGCAACCAAACAAGGGGATATAGCTGCGTCTGAAAATACTGCAGGCATTTTTGCCACGAAGGCTGATAACAAAGCAATAGACAGCAATTATGCAGCAGGAGCAGAGACGACAGAAAAGCCCTCCGGAAGCAATACTTCGACTAAAAATACCGGTAAAGAGATCACTGAGAATCAGGGAAGCAATATACGAACTGATGAGGTTAAGGTTAGTGAAAAGGACAGGAAAAAGTATGCAGGGAAAGAAGTATACCTGACTTTTGACGATGGCCCCAGTAGCAATACCAGTGAGATATTAGATCTTTTAGCTGAGTACCAAGTTAAGGCAACCTTTTTTGTAATTGGTAAGACAGATGAACAATCCCAAGAATTATATAGGAGAATAGTCGAGGAAGGGCATTCCATAGGTATGCACTCCTATTCGCATGACTATAAACAGATATATAAATCTCAGAAAGCTTTTGAGACTGATTATAAACAAATAAAGAAATTGATATATGATACAACCGGCGTAATGACAGATTTATACCGTTTTCCCGGTGGAAGCGGGAATACAGTCAGCGGTGCAGATATGTCCATCTTTATTCGTTTTCTTGGCAAGGAAAAAGTTAATTATTACGATTGGAATGTTGCAAGTGGTGATGCGACAGGTGTTAATTATTCACCTGAACAATTATCCGAAAATGTTCTTGAGGGTATTGCAGATCATTCAAGGTCCATCGTTTTATTACATGATACAGATAAGAAGGGGAATACAGTCACATCCCTTAAAACCCTGCTCAGTACGCTCACGCAATGTGATGCAAAGCTTCTGAAATTAGATAATACTGTTAAACCTATACAACAAGTTAGGAGTAGTTCATCAGAACTTAACAATAAGTAA
- a CDS encoding bactofilin family protein codes for MGFFKDFKDDLSQAVNELLPEEVLESEKEGNTSGEKDNVLRVEGEESVAATESDVQADTSTDSVETSEEDNVDKELLEALLTNETDVEEVKSQELAAALEEEEKEDQDTANADEVTVIAKSTVISGNLSTDGSLEVIGTIKGDIDCKGKLSVIGKVTGNCSAAEVYIGAKRFEGAISSEGNVRIGLGTVIIGDVLGTECYIAGAVKGDVDINGPVVIDSSAVIKGNIKAASIQINTGAVIDGFCSLSYASVNIDNIFE; via the coding sequence ATGGGCTTTTTTAAAGATTTTAAAGATGATTTATCACAGGCAGTGAATGAACTGTTACCGGAAGAAGTTTTAGAAAGTGAGAAAGAAGGAAATACTTCAGGAGAGAAGGACAATGTTCTGAGGGTTGAAGGCGAAGAATCTGTTGCAGCAACCGAAAGTGATGTACAGGCAGATACCAGTACAGATTCAGTTGAAACAAGCGAAGAAGACAATGTTGATAAAGAATTACTAGAAGCTTTGTTGACAAACGAAACTGATGTAGAAGAAGTGAAGAGCCAGGAACTTGCAGCAGCTTTAGAAGAAGAGGAAAAGGAAGACCAGGATACCGCAAATGCTGATGAGGTAACAGTTATTGCTAAAAGCACTGTAATAAGCGGTAACTTGAGCACAGATGGTTCTCTTGAAGTAATCGGAACAATTAAAGGTGATATTGACTGTAAAGGTAAATTGTCAGTAATTGGTAAAGTTACTGGTAATTGTTCGGCAGCAGAAGTATATATTGGGGCAAAACGATTCGAAGGCGCTATCAGCAGTGAAGGTAATGTAAGAATCGGACTCGGTACAGTAATCATCGGCGATGTACTTGGTACAGAGTGCTACATAGCCGGTGCGGTGAAAGGTGATGTGGATATTAATGGTCCTGTCGTAATTGATTCCTCCGCTGTTATTAAAGGAAACATCAAAGCTGCTTCCATCCAGATTAATACTGGAGCTGTAATCGATGGATTCTGCTCACTGTCTTATGCGTCCGTTAATATTGATAATATTTTTGAATAA
- the frr gene encoding ribosome recycling factor, giving the protein MDARLEQYESKMTKTLDNLREEFSTIRAGRANPHLLDKLRVDYYGTPSALQSVANISVPEPRVIQIQPWESKLIKDIEKAIIASDLGLTPNNDGKVIRLVFPELTEERRKDLVKDVKKKSENAKVAIRNIRRDANDTIKKLNKNSEISEDEVKVLEDSIQKTTDKFIVDVEKITEDKSKEILTV; this is encoded by the coding sequence ATGGATGCTAGATTGGAACAATACGAAAGCAAAATGACGAAAACACTGGATAACCTGAGAGAGGAATTTTCAACAATTCGTGCAGGCAGAGCAAACCCTCATTTACTCGACAAACTTAGAGTGGACTATTATGGTACACCCTCAGCCTTGCAATCAGTAGCTAATATCTCAGTTCCTGAACCCAGAGTCATTCAAATTCAGCCATGGGAGAGCAAATTGATAAAAGATATTGAAAAGGCTATTATTGCATCTGACTTGGGACTGACACCGAATAATGACGGAAAAGTAATCAGATTAGTATTCCCTGAACTTACTGAGGAAAGAAGAAAAGATCTGGTAAAGGATGTTAAGAAGAAATCCGAAAATGCAAAAGTTGCTATCCGTAATATCAGAAGAGATGCCAATGATACAATTAAGAAGCTGAACAAAAACAGTGAAATTTCCGAAGATGAAGTTAAGGTATTAGAAGACAGCATTCAGAAAACCACAGATAAATTCATTGTTGATGTAGAGAAAATTACAGAAGACAAATCAAAA